A segment of the Bacillus licheniformis DSM 13 = ATCC 14580 genome:
CCCATAGGTCCGCGGGCGTGAAGCTTCTGTGTAGAAATTCCGATTTCAGCGCCGAATCCGAGTGCGCCGCCGTCGGTGAACCTGGTTGAGGCATTGTGGTACAATGCTGCAGCATCAACGGTATTCAGAAAAGCTTTGGCTGTTTCCGGATTTTCGGTGATAATCGCTTCTGAATGCTTTGTTCCGTATGTTTCGATATGATCGCAGGCTTCTTCAAGACTTCCTGCGACTTTAACCGCGAGATCAAGGCTTAAATATTCGTTCTGCCAATCGGCTTCCCCTGCTGGTCTTGCGCCTGGAATCATTTGAACAGCCTTTTCGTCCCCGTGAACTTGAATCCCGTGTTCGTTTAAAGCATTGATAAGCGCGGCGCTGTTTTCCTCAAGCCATTTTTCGTGGACGATCAGCGTTTCAAGTGCATTGCAGACGGCGGGGCGGTCTGTTTTCGCATTGATCATGACATCGATCGCTTTTTCAGGGTCCGCTTCCCGGTCAATATAGATGTGGCAGTTGCCGACTCCCGTTTCAAGGACCGGAACGGTTGCGTTCTCAACGACTTCCTGAATGAGGGCCCCGCCTCCCCGGGGGATGAGTACATCGATATGTTCTTTCATCTTAAAGAGCTGCTTCGTTGCGCTTCGGTCTGTGCTTTCGATGAATTGAACGGCATCGCGGGGGATGTTTGTCGAATCAAGCGCTTGATGCATGACCGATACGATCGCTGTATTCGAATGAATGGCGGAAGAGCCGCCTTTCAAAACGATCGCATTGCCTGATTTTAGAGCAAGCCCGGTCGCATCGACAGTTACGTTCGGACGCGCTTCATAGATCATGCCGATGACGCCGAGAGGAACGCTGACTTTTTCCGCTTTTAACCCGTTGTCGAGCGTCCAGCTTGATAGCGTTTCTCCGACCGGATCATCAAGTTCCGCGACTTCCAGCAGCCCATCGGCAAAATCCAGAACCCTGTCTTCATTGAGCGACAGGCGGTCGATGTAGGCTGCATCATAGCCTTTTTTTCGTCCCGCTTCGATATCTTTGGCATTTTCAGTGAGAATATAGCTCATGTTTTGTTTCAGGTGGTCGGCCAATGCAGCAAGCGCCTCGTTCTTTTCTTTTTCAGTTGCCAGCCGCAAAGATTTTGCGGCCGTTTTTGCCTTTATCGCTTTTTCTTCGATTTGTGCACTGATGCTCTCGCTCGTCGCAGTCATGTCAATTCCTCCTTTGATTTGTTTTTTAAAGCGGAACGGATAGCTCTAAATGACAGACAAACGCTTCTCTGTCAACGACAGCCTGTGAGGAAGCGGCTGTTTCCTGATTCGTATCCTTCTTCCATTTACGAAGCTGGGATGAGGAAAAGTTGACGACGCCGAGGCCGATTTCCTCTCCTTCCTGATCAAGGATTCGAACGACGGATCCGTTGCTGAAACGGCCGTTGATGTCGTAAATACTAGAAGGATACAGGCTTTTTTTACGGTCGATAATAAACTCTTTGCTTTCGTTGTGGACGACGATGTCTCCTTCAGGTCCAGAGTTAAATGCTATCCATTGCTTTTTATGGTTGAGGGCGTGTGAATCCGCATTCGGTATAAAATACGTTCCCCTCGCAGTCCCGCAGATCGCTTCGTGCAAAATGCCGGGGGTGTCCGCGCGCCCTAAAAACCCTTTGATGCCTGAAGCCATTGTAATTTTAAAAGCGTCCAGTTTGGACTTCATGCCGCCGGTTCCGACTTCGCTTCCTGCATCCCCTGCTGAAGCTTCTATTTCCGGCGTGATTTCAGTTACTTCCTGGACGAGTGCGGCGTCCGGCGTTTTTCGCGGATTCGCGTCATAAAGGCCGTCTATATCAGAGAGGATGGTCAGCAGGTCGGCGTCGATCAGACCCGCCACTTTAGCAGAAAGCGTGTCATTGTCTCCGAATTTGAGCCGATTGACGGTAACCGTATCATTTTCGTTGATGATCGGAATAATGCCGCGTTTCAGCAGCACGTTCATCGTATTTCTCACATTGTTGTACCGTTTTTCATCTGAAAAATCGCTTTTTGTGATTAAAATTTGTGAAGCGATATAGCCGTGGGATAAAAAAAGCTTGGAATACGCTTCGATTAATAAGCCTTGGCCGACAGAAGCGGATGCTTGTTTTTCAGGCAATGTATCCGGCCTGTTGATAAAGCCGAGCTTCCGGTAACCGGCTGCTACAGCGCCAGATGAAACAAGGAGGACTTCGTGTCCTTCATCTTTGAGGCGGACAATCTGCTCAACGAGCTTTTCGAGCTTTTTGCTGCTGATTTCGCCGTGAAGACTTGTTAAAGAACTGCTTCCCACTTTGACAACTACCCTCTGTTGATTAGAGGTCATTTTATCACTCCTGTAGTATTTTTCTTCGTTACGGGCATTTACTTTGCTGCGACTAATTGTTCCAGTTCGAGACTGATCGTTTTGGATCGTTTTGCGGCTTGTTTGACCGCCTGTTCGATCGCTTCGCCTCCGCCGCTTTCTTCCAAGGCCTTTAAACCGGCGGCAGTCGTACCGTTAGGGGAAGTGATGTTGTCTTTGAGAACAGCTGTATCCTCAGGGCTTTCCAACAGCATTTTGGCGGCGCCTAACAATGTCTGCGCGCCGATTTCCCTTGTTAATTTTTGGCTTAATCCAGCCTCGGCTCCCGCTTTTTCGATGTGCTCCATTAAATAATAAAAGTAAGCAGGCCCGCTGCCGGCAATGCCAGTGAAAATGTCCATTTTGCTTTCTTCGATGGAATAGACTTCTCCCATGCATTGAAGCAGTTGTTTCGCGGTTTTTGACAGATCGGCCGTTACATGGCTTCCTTCGGCCATGGCGGTTGCAGATGCGCCGATTGCACTTGAGGTATTAGGCATGATTCTGATGACCGGCT
Coding sequences within it:
- a CDS encoding glutamate-5-semialdehyde dehydrogenase, whose amino-acid sequence is MTATSESISAQIEEKAIKAKTAAKSLRLATEKEKNEALAALADHLKQNMSYILTENAKDIEAGRKKGYDAAYIDRLSLNEDRVLDFADGLLEVAELDDPVGETLSSWTLDNGLKAEKVSVPLGVIGMIYEARPNVTVDATGLALKSGNAIVLKGGSSAIHSNTAIVSVMHQALDSTNIPRDAVQFIESTDRSATKQLFKMKEHIDVLIPRGGGALIQEVVENATVPVLETGVGNCHIYIDREADPEKAIDVMINAKTDRPAVCNALETLIVHEKWLEENSAALINALNEHGIQVHGDEKAVQMIPGARPAGEADWQNEYLSLDLAVKVAGSLEEACDHIETYGTKHSEAIITENPETAKAFLNTVDAAALYHNASTRFTDGGALGFGAEIGISTQKLHARGPMGLKELTTCKYIMRGDGHIRR
- the proB gene encoding glutamate 5-kinase, which produces MTSNQQRVVVKVGSSSLTSLHGEISSKKLEKLVEQIVRLKDEGHEVLLVSSGAVAAGYRKLGFINRPDTLPEKQASASVGQGLLIEAYSKLFLSHGYIASQILITKSDFSDEKRYNNVRNTMNVLLKRGIIPIINENDTVTVNRLKFGDNDTLSAKVAGLIDADLLTILSDIDGLYDANPRKTPDAALVQEVTEITPEIEASAGDAGSEVGTGGMKSKLDAFKITMASGIKGFLGRADTPGILHEAICGTARGTYFIPNADSHALNHKKQWIAFNSGPEGDIVVHNESKEFIIDRKKSLYPSSIYDINGRFSNGSVVRILDQEGEEIGLGVVNFSSSQLRKWKKDTNQETAASSQAVVDREAFVCHLELSVPL
- the proC gene encoding pyrroline-5-carboxylate reductase, whose translation is MLKIFNQKNVAFIGAGSMAEGMISGIVQSKKLPASQIYVTNHTNHRRLEELQQKYGIQGVKKEQLDYQNIDCFILAMKPKDAEGALNSMKPHIKPHQLIVSVLAGISISFIENTLHDMQPVIRIMPNTSSAIGASATAMAEGSHVTADLSKTAKQLLQCMGEVYSIEESKMDIFTGIAGSGPAYFYYLMEHIEKAGAEAGLSQKLTREIGAQTLLGAAKMLLESPEDTAVLKDNITSPNGTTAAGLKALEESGGGEAIEQAVKQAAKRSKTISLELEQLVAAK